The Halomicronema hongdechloris C2206 genome includes a window with the following:
- a CDS encoding ABC transporter ATP-binding protein, with protein MTKITVDNLSKAYPVAVKAAGMAGTLRHFFQRTYRLVEAVKQISFQVYPGEVVGFLGPNGAGKTTTLKMLTGLIHPSSGQVNVAGHVPFQRDAAFLRQITLVMGQKQQLLWDLPALDSLRINAAIYGLSAKEFHYRVHELAEMLSLREQLNQPVRKLSLGERMKAEMLAALLHRPQVLFLDEPTLGLDVNAQVAVRNFLLEYNRRYQATVLLTSHYMADITALCRRVLLIHRGQLIYDGSLEGLLSRFAPYREVKLDLESPVEAEHLRAYGEVESLQGCTASLIVRREALTQTVSRLLADLAVQDLRVTDPPIEEVIGRVFQAGTVA; from the coding sequence ATGACCAAAATTACGGTAGACAACCTCAGCAAAGCCTATCCTGTGGCTGTCAAAGCAGCCGGGATGGCAGGAACATTGCGGCACTTCTTCCAGCGCACCTACCGCCTGGTGGAGGCCGTTAAGCAGATCTCGTTTCAGGTGTACCCCGGTGAAGTGGTGGGGTTTTTAGGCCCCAATGGTGCTGGCAAGACGACGACCCTAAAAATGTTGACAGGGCTGATCCATCCCTCTAGCGGCCAGGTAAACGTGGCGGGCCATGTGCCTTTTCAGCGAGACGCGGCGTTTCTGCGCCAGATTACTCTGGTGATGGGGCAAAAACAGCAACTGTTGTGGGATTTACCCGCCCTCGATTCCTTGCGGATTAATGCTGCCATCTACGGCCTCAGTGCTAAAGAGTTTCACTACCGGGTGCATGAATTGGCGGAGATGCTCTCCCTGCGCGAGCAGCTGAACCAGCCGGTGCGCAAGCTTTCCCTGGGGGAGCGAATGAAAGCAGAGATGCTAGCCGCCCTGCTGCATCGGCCCCAAGTGTTGTTTTTGGATGAGCCTACCCTGGGTCTCGATGTCAATGCCCAGGTAGCGGTACGCAACTTCTTGCTGGAGTACAATCGCCGCTACCAGGCCACGGTGCTGCTCACCAGTCACTACATGGCCGACATCACCGCCTTGTGTCGGCGGGTGTTGCTGATTCATCGGGGACAGCTGATTTATGACGGCAGCCTAGAGGGGTTACTGAGTCGGTTTGCCCCCTACCGGGAAGTCAAGCTGGATCTCGAGAGCCCGGTTGAGGCGGAGCATTTGCGAGCCTATGGCGAGGTGGAATCCCTCCAGGGGTGCACGGCTAGTTTGATCGTGCGGCGAGAGGCGTTGACCCAAACCGTGTCGCGGCTATTGGCCGATCTGGCGGTGCAGGATCTCAGGGTGACAGATCCGCCCATTGAAGAAGTGATTGGCCGGGTATTTCAGGCCGGGACGGTGGCCTAG